From Onychostoma macrolepis isolate SWU-2019 chromosome 05, ASM1243209v1, whole genome shotgun sequence, one genomic window encodes:
- the LOC131541161 gene encoding uncharacterized protein LOC131541161, whose translation MALEETASNEGGDASTADPEQDAFFPLAPQSSVLHFGSQCNLRPSQRSSAVQAQPKMVSVGTQTERFEKQTSTPLPSPVHSDDESSSVFMDEHGDVSWIPEEEMRSDLCDEKPLQESLPDLNAADKFIVSQLMSLFTICPACCEETQGQIEKQEGTFVKIKQVCAACGYQSFWQNQPMLHRNMPACNLLLSGAIHFSGCMATQTIRMLKLFGLQRISVGNLLPPSALVHNSYHCAGMAE comes from the exons atg GCTTTGGAAGAAACTGCAAGTAATGAAGGGGGAGATGCATCTACAGCTGACCCAGAGCAGGATGCTTTCTTTCCACTGGCCCCTCAATCATCTGTGCTTCACTTTGGCTCACAGTGTAACCTCAGACCTTCACAACGCTCATCAG CTGTTCAGGCACAGCCCAAGATGGTCAGTGTGGGGACTCAGACAGAAAGGTTTGAGAAACAAACATCAACTCCACTGCCCAGTCCTGTGCACAGCGATGATGAATCATCCTCTGTTTTCATGGATGAACATGGTGATGTGTCATGGATCCCAGAGGAGGAAATGAGAAGTGACTTATGTGATGAGAAACCACTGCAGGAATCTCTCCCTGACCTCAA tGCTGCTGACAAGTTCATTGTGAGCCAGCTGATGTCTCTATTTACAATTTGCCCGGCCTGTTGTGAGGAAACCCAAGGACAAATTGAGAAGCAGGAGGGaacttttgtaaaaataaagcaa GTCTGTGCAGCATGTGGGTATCAGAGTTTTTGGCAGAACCAGCCAATGCTGCATCGAAATATGCCAGCCTGCAACCTTTTACTGAGTGGGGCCATTCACTTTTCCGGTTGCATGGCTACCCAGACCATCAGGATGTTGAAGCTGTTTGGGCTTCAGCGCATCAGTGTCGGAAACCTTCTTCCGCCATCAGCGCTTGTACACAATTCCTACCATTGTGCAGGCATGGCAGAATGA